A genomic window from Gemmatimonadaceae bacterium includes:
- a CDS encoding iron-sulfur cluster assembly accessory protein: MNTPEVLVTITPAAGAEVQKFMQAENVAPEVGGLRVAVQPGGCSGFKYSLLIEDKPADDDTVLPQGSFNLFVDPFSMQYLSGVTIDYVTSMQGSGFTFKNPNATGGCGCGSSFSA, translated from the coding sequence ATGAACACGCCGGAAGTCCTTGTTACCATCACGCCCGCCGCTGGCGCCGAAGTGCAGAAGTTTATGCAAGCCGAGAACGTGGCCCCCGAGGTCGGCGGCCTGCGCGTGGCTGTGCAGCCGGGCGGGTGCTCGGGCTTCAAGTACAGCCTCCTGATCGAGGACAAGCCCGCAGACGACGACACGGTCCTGCCGCAGGGGAGCTTCAACCTCTTCGTGGACCCGTTCTCGATGCAGTACCTGAGCGGCGTCACGATCGACTACGTGACCTCGATGCAGGGCTCGGGCTTCACGTTCAAGAACCCGAATGCCACCGGCGGCTGTGGCTGCGGGTCCAGCTTCTCGGCCTGA